The following coding sequences are from one Arthrobacter crystallopoietes window:
- a CDS encoding DUF695 domain-containing protein: MDVDAVGEFWAWWEADAAGRIAQGAEGYAENYVKQLGQRIGRIDPGLAWELGPGTTAEHELVIFPESPEHAALARRVLKAAPAPDRHWEYTDARQAAARFEDLTLGVGGEEFAGEDFRVGLMRNRYSADISVYHPKLGRLPEDKRLVPVAIMLDHAIGQQDVNAWIGIIEPVLQPHPGDIPLSDLPAVVQQLRAGAFDGHGEPIWEELHGRSVEDRPITAYVQVPLVPAFWPDFDQHIAVQLGYAQILDDGLPGEESGRRLQAMEQALAEALNGNGRLVAAETTDGRRILHFYVDSTTSAGWDLEAAAAAWKEGQTGVGAELDPGWSGVNHLRIR, translated from the coding sequence ATGGACGTAGATGCCGTAGGGGAGTTCTGGGCCTGGTGGGAAGCGGATGCCGCCGGGCGCATTGCGCAGGGCGCAGAGGGCTACGCCGAAAACTACGTCAAGCAGCTGGGCCAGCGGATCGGGAGGATCGATCCGGGCCTGGCCTGGGAGCTCGGTCCCGGAACGACGGCGGAACACGAACTGGTCATCTTCCCCGAGAGTCCCGAGCACGCGGCCCTCGCCCGGCGTGTGCTCAAGGCGGCTCCGGCACCGGACCGGCACTGGGAATACACGGATGCCCGCCAGGCGGCCGCGCGTTTCGAGGACCTGACGCTGGGGGTCGGCGGCGAGGAGTTCGCCGGCGAGGACTTCCGGGTGGGCCTGATGCGCAACCGGTATTCGGCGGATATTTCGGTCTACCACCCGAAGCTGGGTCGGCTCCCCGAAGACAAGCGGCTGGTCCCGGTGGCCATCATGCTGGACCATGCCATCGGCCAGCAGGACGTGAATGCGTGGATCGGCATCATCGAACCGGTGCTGCAGCCGCATCCGGGGGACATCCCGCTGAGTGACCTGCCGGCCGTCGTGCAGCAATTGCGCGCCGGCGCGTTCGACGGGCACGGCGAGCCCATCTGGGAAGAGCTGCACGGCCGCTCCGTCGAGGACCGCCCCATCACCGCCTACGTGCAGGTTCCGCTGGTACCGGCGTTCTGGCCCGATTTCGACCAACATATTGCCGTGCAGCTCGGCTACGCCCAGATCCTCGACGACGGGCTCCCGGGCGAGGAATCGGGTCGCCGGCTGCAGGCGATGGAACAGGCGCTCGCCGAAGCGCTCAACGGCAACGGGCGCCTGGTTGCGGCCGAAACCACGGACGGCCGCAGGATCCTGCACTTCTACGTGGATTCGACCACCTCCGCCGGCTGGGACCTGGAAGCGGCCGCGGCGGCCTGGAAAGAGGGACAGACCGGCGTCGGTGCGGAACTTGATCCCGGCTGGTCCGGCGTCAACCACCTGAGGATCAGATAG